The following are from one region of the Melospiza melodia melodia isolate bMelMel2 chromosome 14, bMelMel2.pri, whole genome shotgun sequence genome:
- the LOC134424574 gene encoding alpha-2Db adrenergic receptor-like, whose amino-acid sequence MEPGSALPNTSGNGSGASSAPHSPAATGLILLAALAVLLATLLGNALVVVAISTSRALQAPQNLFLVSLASADILVAVLVLPFSLANEVMGYWYFGGLWCSLYLALDVLLCTASIGHLCAISLDRYWAVTRAARLNLRRNPRRVRAMIGAVWAAAALVALPPLLRPRPGGRECQLSQETWYVLASCAASFFVPCLVMVAVYCRIYRLTAGRTAALLAARSPRPASGDGKVSGVGMLRWRRRSQHQSVLLCRRRLVRARERRFTVVLAVVMGAFVLCWFPFFFTYSLGALCGQGCRVSKPLFNFFFWIGYCNSSVNPLIYTLFNRDFRAAFRRLLAVPHRHRS is encoded by the coding sequence ATGGAGCCGGGCAGCGCCCTTCCCAACACCTCGGGTAACGGCAGCGGCGCCAGCAGCGCCCCACACTCACCCGCAGCCACGGGGCTCATCTTGCTGGCAGCCCTGGCcgtcctgctggccacgctgctggGCAACGCTCTGGTGGTGGTGGCCATCTCCACCAGCCGGGCCCTGCAAGCCCCACAGAACCTCTTCCTCGTGTCCCTGGCCTCGGCAGACATCCTGGTGGCCGTCCTCGTGCTGCCCTTCTCGCTGGCCAACGAGGTGATGGGCTACTGGTACTTTGGCGGGCTGTGGTGCAGCCTGTACCTGGCGCTGGACGTGCTGCTGTGCACGGCGTCCATCGGGCACCTCTGCGCCATCAGCCTCGACCGCTACTGGGCCGTGACACGGGCGGCGCGGCTCAACCTGCGCCGGAACCCGCGGCGGGTCAGGGCCATGATCGGGGCGGTGTGGGCGGCAGCGGCCctggtggcactgccacccctcctgcggccgcggccgggcgggcgggaGTGCCAGCTGAGCCAGGAGACCTGGTACGTGCTGGCCTCCTGCGCCGCCTCCTTCTTCGTGCCCTGCCTCGTCATGGTGGCCGTGTACTGCCGCATCTACCGCCTGACCGCCGGGCGCACGGCCGCCCTGCTCGCTGCCCGCTCCCCGCGCCCTGCCAGCGGTGACGGAAAGGTGTCGGGTGTGGGGATGCTGAGATGGCGCCGTCGGAGCCAGCACCAGAGCGTGCTGCTGTGCCGCCGGCGGCTGGTGAGGGCGAGGGAGCGGCGCTTCACCGTGGTGCTGGCTGTGGTGATGGGCGCCTTCGTGCTGTGCTGGTTCCCCTTCTTCTTCACCTACAGCCTGGGGGCTCTCTGTGGGCAGGGCTGCCGTGTCTCCAAGCCCCTCTTCAACTTCTTCTTCTGGATCGGCTACTGCAACAGCAGCGTCAACCCCCTCATCTACACCCTCTTCAACCGGGACTTCCGAGCTGCCTTCCGCCGGCTCCTGGCCGTCCCGCACCGGCACCGCTCTTAG